The Astatotilapia calliptera chromosome 2, fAstCal1.2, whole genome shotgun sequence genome includes a window with the following:
- the cd40lg gene encoding CD40 ligand produces MINTYQTSLAPPPVPPRSRSQPVLIPASLPSQGHNKVLVRFLVGVVALHLLLSLAGFFYLYYHEHMEKHFSAEDRDGLPSSQKQEMDKQDTFYKALARMAVKRAEGKKTPGCLQWDTMHSVLRGINYYEQIWLTIPETGFYYVYSRVTFSKGDSTIPLASKVKLRKNEADESEDVMKAYCYLESTKNPHMCTAAQGDLILLEKGNQLSLWVQDLSLVDYEEGATSFGIYKL; encoded by the exons ATGATCAACACTTACCAGACCAGCCTGGCTCCACCACCGGTGCCTCCACGCAGCAGGTCCCAGCCGGTCCTCATCCCAGCTTCACTTCCATCGCAGGGCCACAACAAGGTTCTCGTCCGGTTCTTGGTTGGCGTAGTGGCGCTGCATTTATTGCTTTCACTTGCAGGATTCTTCTACCTGTACTACCATGAACATATg GAAAAACATTTCTCAGCAGAAGATAGAG ATGGATTGCCCTCATCTCAAAAGCAGGAAATGGACAAACAGGACACCTTCTATAAAGCCTTAGCACGCATGGCAGTTAAGCGAgctgaaggaaagaaaacac CGGGTTGTCTTCAGTGGGACACGATGCACTCTGTTCTTAGAGGCATCAACTATTATGAACAGATTTGGCTGACTATTCCAGAGACTGGTTTTTACTACGTCTACTCCAGAGTGACCTTCTCCAAGGGCGATTCTACGATCCCACTAGCCAGCAAGGTCAAGCTGAGGAAGAACGAGGCAGATGAAAGTGAGGATGTAATGAAGGCCTACTGCTACCTGGAGAGCACAAAGAATCCTCACATGTGCACAGCCGCTCAGGGAGATCTGATCCTACTGGAGAAAGGAAACCAACTGAGTCTCTGGGTACAAGACCTCTCACTGGTGGACTATGAAGAAGGCGCAACAAGCTTTGGGATATACAAACTATAA